In Paenibacillus sp. G2S3, a single window of DNA contains:
- the aroE gene encoding shikimate dehydrogenase — translation MSLITATEGYNTGNILLGVMGDPIIQSKSPIMHEAALQALGIPGAYVPLHILPENLEDAVQAIRTLGFRGVNVTIPHKVAVMAHVDLLDESAVAVGAVNTIVNNNGILTGYNTDGIGYVRSLKAEAISDLSGTKIMVIGAGGAARGIVAALLQEKPSTILIANRSVDKAQDLAAECQSKGNVIGISMNEVAEMLDGVDVLINTTSVGMYPHMDETPIDPGLLRAGMVVSDLIYNPLHTRLLLEGLERGCTIHGGLGMFVYQGAYALEYWTGQPAPTEIMRQTILHCLGGKE, via the coding sequence GTGTCTTTGATAACTGCAACCGAGGGCTACAATACCGGGAATATTTTACTGGGCGTAATGGGAGATCCTATTATACAATCAAAATCTCCTATTATGCATGAAGCAGCACTGCAAGCACTAGGGATTCCGGGTGCTTACGTACCGCTTCATATCCTTCCAGAGAATCTGGAGGATGCGGTGCAGGCGATTCGCACGCTTGGATTCCGTGGGGTAAATGTGACGATTCCGCATAAGGTTGCGGTGATGGCTCATGTGGATCTATTAGATGAAAGTGCGGTAGCCGTTGGTGCAGTCAACACGATTGTTAATAACAACGGGATACTCACCGGATATAATACGGATGGAATCGGTTATGTACGTTCGCTTAAAGCGGAAGCCATTTCTGATCTGTCAGGTACGAAGATAATGGTAATTGGAGCCGGCGGAGCAGCAAGAGGAATTGTTGCCGCACTGCTTCAGGAGAAGCCTTCAACTATCCTTATCGCTAATCGCAGTGTTGATAAGGCGCAGGACTTGGCCGCTGAGTGCCAGAGCAAAGGGAATGTCATTGGGATTAGCATGAACGAAGTAGCGGAAATGCTAGATGGTGTTGATGTATTGATCAATACAACCTCCGTAGGAATGTATCCTCATATGGATGAGACACCGATAGATCCTGGACTGCTTCGTGCAGGCATGGTCGTAAGTGATCTGATTTATAATCCGCTGCATACGCGGCTATTGTTAGAAGGACTTGAACGGGGCTGTACGATTCATGGTGGCCTCGGGATGTTTGTCTATCAGGGAGCCTATGCACTGGAATATTGGACAGGGCAACCTGCTCCTACGGAAATCATGCGACAGACCATACTCCATTGTCTGGGTGGAAAAGAGTAA
- the yhbY gene encoding ribosome assembly RNA-binding protein YhbY, producing the protein MLTGKQTRYLRSLAHHLDPIFQVGKGGVNDHLVRHIEEAIEKRELMKISILSNNIENPKEIGAALAEQSGSELVQVIGKTIVLYKESRDNKTIELPR; encoded by the coding sequence ATGTTAACTGGTAAACAAACACGGTATCTTCGTTCATTGGCGCATCACCTCGATCCTATTTTTCAAGTGGGCAAAGGTGGAGTAAACGATCACCTCGTACGCCACATTGAAGAAGCTATTGAGAAGCGTGAGCTTATGAAGATTAGTATACTGAGCAACAATATTGAGAATCCCAAGGAAATCGGTGCTGCATTGGCTGAACAATCGGGTTCTGAGCTTGTACAAGTGATCGGAAAGACCATTGTCCTTTACAAGGAATCGCGTGATAACAAAACTATTGAGCTGCCACGCTAA
- a CDS encoding nicotinate-nucleotide adenylyltransferase: MKVGIMGGTFDPLHIGHMMAAEAARETYGLQEVWFMPSHIPPHKHEAGVSGADRLAMVQEAIHNHEAFRTLDWEVVRGGVSYTYETIRRLQEAYPHFDLYFIIGADMVQYLPKWNEIEELVQRLTFIGVGRPGTPLDLDALPTYIAEKVLLADMPLVDISSTMLRERAAAGKSIRYMVPEAVFEYVQRSGLYGIQPRSSD; the protein is encoded by the coding sequence TTGAAAGTTGGAATTATGGGAGGTACCTTTGATCCTCTTCATATCGGTCATATGATGGCGGCGGAAGCAGCTAGAGAAACATATGGACTTCAAGAAGTATGGTTTATGCCTTCACATATTCCGCCTCATAAACATGAGGCAGGAGTATCTGGAGCAGATCGTCTGGCAATGGTGCAGGAAGCTATACACAATCATGAAGCTTTTCGCACACTAGACTGGGAAGTTGTCAGAGGTGGCGTTTCCTATACGTATGAGACCATAAGACGGCTGCAAGAGGCGTATCCGCATTTCGATCTTTATTTCATCATTGGAGCGGATATGGTCCAATATTTACCGAAATGGAACGAGATTGAGGAGCTTGTGCAGCGGCTTACATTTATCGGCGTAGGTCGTCCGGGAACCCCTCTTGATCTAGACGCATTGCCAACCTATATAGCAGAAAAGGTTCTACTAGCAGATATGCCTCTGGTTGATATTTCTTCAACGATGTTAAGAGAACGGGCTGCAGCGGGCAAATCTATTCGTTATATGGTACCTGAGGCAGTGTTCGAATATGTTCAAAGGAGTGGATTGTATGGCATACAGCCGCGAAGCTCTGATTGA
- the yqeK gene encoding bis(5'-nucleosyl)-tetraphosphatase (symmetrical) YqeK, whose product MAYSREALIEAVSTQMPAKRWKHTLGVMESSIQLAEQYGADPERAETAAILHDVAKYWPVERMKEIIEQNHLNLNLLKHDKQLWHSEVGAFVAEQEYGITDPDILNAIRFHTSGREDMSLLEKIVCLADYIEPGRDFPGVDKIRKLAKVSLEEGLVAGFDSTISLLLEKRRVIFPLTVLARNDLVRILEDKI is encoded by the coding sequence ATGGCATACAGCCGCGAAGCTCTGATTGAGGCGGTCTCGACACAAATGCCTGCAAAGCGCTGGAAGCATACACTGGGCGTTATGGAGTCATCCATTCAACTAGCGGAGCAATATGGCGCTGATCCTGAGCGTGCAGAGACAGCCGCAATTTTACATGATGTGGCTAAGTATTGGCCTGTGGAAAGAATGAAGGAGATTATCGAGCAGAATCATCTGAACTTGAATCTTCTGAAGCATGACAAGCAGCTGTGGCATTCGGAAGTAGGCGCCTTTGTAGCAGAGCAAGAATATGGGATCACAGATCCGGATATTCTTAATGCGATCCGTTTTCATACCTCAGGTCGTGAAGACATGAGTTTACTTGAGAAAATCGTCTGTCTCGCCGACTATATCGAGCCTGGCCGCGATTTTCCAGGGGTTGATAAGATACGTAAGCTGGCAAAAGTAAGTTTGGAAGAAGGACTAGTCGCTGGATTTGATTCTACGATTAGTTTGTTACTGGAAAAACGCCGAGTGATCTTTCCGTTAACGGTACTGGCGCGTAATGATTTAGTTAGAATATTGGAGGATAAAATATGA
- the rsfS gene encoding ribosome silencing factor: MSVQPSKLLELALKAVEDKKAMNVVALDLRTVSPISDYFIVCHGNSDTQVQSIATEVRKVVHEAGGVIKGIEGMDSARWVLMDLGDVIVHIFHRDEREYYNIERLWSDAKVVETV; the protein is encoded by the coding sequence ATGAGTGTACAACCAAGCAAGCTGTTAGAACTGGCCCTTAAGGCTGTGGAAGATAAAAAAGCAATGAACGTAGTGGCATTAGATTTGCGTACTGTTTCACCGATTAGTGATTACTTTATTGTATGTCACGGTAATTCGGATACCCAAGTTCAGTCCATCGCTACCGAAGTCCGCAAAGTGGTCCATGAAGCAGGCGGAGTAATTAAGGGGATCGAAGGAATGGATTCAGCACGTTGGGTGCTGATGGATCTTGGGGATGTTATCGTTCATATTTTCCACCGCGATGAACGTGAATATTACAATATCGAGCGTCTGTGGTCGGATGCCAAGGTAGTGGAGACTGTATGA
- a CDS encoding S1-like domain-containing RNA-binding protein, protein MSLIAGTTVTLNVVREVSPYGFFLNAGDQDVMLHYTELTEKVKTGDKVEVFIFFDTEDRLAATMKKPFLTLGEMALLEVADIHPRLGCFLEMGLGRQLLLPIRELPELPELRPQVGDYVYAIMEHDKQGRLRAKLAGEQELAPLALPAPESWMGQTVTARVYKPLQMGTFVLVDAGVLGFGIIGMVHSSERSRLLRLGEQFEARVSHIREDGRVNLSMGLRKEVGMDVDSATILEFLHARPGGAMPYSDATPPDIIKQRFGISKSAFKRALGKLMKEGHITQKENWTYLAPKEEEGSTEGNEETTE, encoded by the coding sequence ATGAGTTTGATTGCAGGAACTACAGTTACACTTAATGTAGTAAGAGAGGTATCCCCATACGGATTTTTCCTGAATGCAGGAGATCAGGATGTTATGCTGCATTATACGGAGCTTACAGAGAAGGTTAAGACGGGCGATAAAGTTGAAGTCTTTATCTTCTTTGATACCGAGGATCGTCTAGCGGCAACGATGAAGAAACCGTTTCTGACGTTGGGTGAAATGGCCTTATTGGAAGTGGCTGATATTCATCCGCGTCTAGGCTGCTTCTTGGAAATGGGCCTTGGACGGCAGCTGTTGTTGCCCATCCGTGAGCTTCCAGAGCTTCCAGAGCTGCGTCCTCAGGTCGGCGACTATGTGTATGCGATTATGGAGCATGATAAACAGGGACGTCTTCGTGCTAAGTTAGCCGGAGAACAGGAACTAGCTCCGCTAGCTCTTCCTGCGCCAGAATCCTGGATGGGACAGACTGTAACAGCCCGGGTTTACAAACCGCTGCAGATGGGGACTTTTGTTCTTGTAGATGCTGGGGTTTTAGGCTTTGGTATTATCGGTATGGTCCACTCCTCTGAACGGAGTCGTCTACTACGACTTGGGGAGCAGTTTGAAGCACGTGTCTCCCATATCCGCGAGGATGGACGTGTTAACCTTTCTATGGGTCTCCGTAAAGAAGTAGGTATGGATGTAGATTCTGCCACGATTTTGGAGTTCTTGCATGCCCGTCCGGGTGGAGCAATGCCTTATTCCGATGCAACACCGCCAGATATTATCAAGCAGCGTTTCGGAATTAGTAAATCAGCCTTTAAGCGTGCGCTTGGAAAGCTGATGAAGGAAGGCCATATTACTCAAAAAGAGAATTGGACGTATCTTGCTCCTAAGGAAGAGGAAGGTTCAACCGAGGGAAATGAAGAAACAACCGAATAA
- a CDS encoding class I SAM-dependent methyltransferase: MSSYGKFAYVYDELMADMPYPDWISFAETAWSKYGKPVTVAELGCGTGSITIPLAGSGYHMTGIDLSSDMLSVAQRKMEEHPQGRRFLREGSVRWIRQNMKEWELPELVDSVISFCDCLNYVLEEDDIRAVFASTFAGLKQGGTFLFDVHHPNTLIRYEEEQPFILDEPSVSYIWTCEMDVPRREIEHHLSIFAREEGRSDVYRRFEETHIQRAYDPQWMKDELLKAGFSDVKTYADFEWIEADDDAERLFYIAIK; this comes from the coding sequence GTGTCTTCCTATGGGAAATTTGCTTATGTATACGATGAGCTGATGGCAGATATGCCGTATCCTGATTGGATCTCCTTTGCTGAAACCGCATGGAGCAAATACGGTAAGCCTGTAACCGTGGCTGAGCTTGGCTGCGGCACCGGAAGTATCACTATTCCTTTGGCGGGTTCAGGGTATCATATGACCGGAATCGATCTATCTTCAGATATGCTCTCAGTGGCACAGCGCAAAATGGAGGAGCATCCCCAGGGACGGCGCTTTTTGCGTGAAGGTAGTGTTCGTTGGATTAGACAAAACATGAAGGAATGGGAGCTTCCAGAACTCGTGGATTCTGTGATTTCTTTCTGTGACTGTCTGAATTATGTGCTGGAAGAAGACGATATCAGAGCTGTCTTTGCTAGTACCTTTGCAGGTCTGAAGCAAGGCGGCACCTTTCTGTTCGATGTGCATCATCCAAACACACTAATCCGTTATGAAGAAGAGCAGCCCTTTATTCTGGACGAACCATCGGTGTCCTATATTTGGACTTGTGAGATGGACGTTCCACGCCGCGAAATAGAACATCATTTGTCCATTTTTGCTCGCGAAGAGGGACGGAGTGATGTATATCGCCGTTTCGAAGAAACTCATATTCAACGTGCCTACGATCCCCAGTGGATGAAGGATGAACTGCTTAAGGCTGGATTTAGTGATGTGAAGACTTACGCCGATTTCGAGTGGATAGAGGCGGATGATGATGCGGAACGTTTATTTTATATTGCTATAAAATAA
- a CDS encoding winged helix-turn-helix transcriptional regulator, producing the protein MIYIKDLMSGLEIFKALSSEIRILILELLATNQALNLNEIAKKLNLSNGAITMHIKKLEESGLIEINTSVGKHGIQKVCYLNKDKLIVDLRSKDVDNLYEVEIQVGHYSNYQAVPTCGLATKDSIIGDFDEPRYFADPQRIESEIIWMAEGFLEYRIPNYLKANQTFREIQFSMEIGSEAPGSNDNYPSDLYFYLNGIEIGYWTSPGDFGDTRGTFNPDWWPPHLNQYGMLKLIRINNEGSFIDGCRISDVTLDDIQLDYKSELTFRIAVTDKPVNKRGLTIYGKHFGNYSQDLLARVLYDVHEVEIGASRTAVTLSE; encoded by the coding sequence ATGATCTATATTAAAGATTTAATGAGTGGTCTTGAAATATTCAAGGCGCTTAGTTCTGAAATCAGAATCCTCATACTCGAACTTTTAGCTACCAATCAAGCACTGAACCTGAATGAAATAGCTAAGAAGCTGAACCTCAGCAATGGCGCAATCACGATGCATATTAAAAAGTTAGAAGAAAGCGGTCTCATCGAGATAAACACATCCGTCGGCAAACATGGTATTCAGAAGGTCTGCTATTTAAATAAGGATAAGCTTATTGTTGATCTTCGCAGCAAGGATGTTGATAATCTCTACGAAGTAGAAATCCAAGTAGGACATTATAGCAACTATCAGGCTGTTCCGACCTGCGGGCTTGCTACCAAAGACAGCATTATCGGTGACTTCGACGAACCGCGCTATTTCGCAGATCCTCAGCGTATTGAATCTGAGATCATTTGGATGGCTGAAGGCTTTCTCGAATATAGAATTCCGAACTATCTTAAAGCTAATCAAACGTTCCGCGAAATCCAATTCTCGATGGAGATTGGCTCTGAAGCCCCTGGATCTAACGATAACTATCCCTCCGATCTTTATTTTTACTTAAATGGAATTGAAATCGGCTACTGGACTAGTCCTGGAGATTTCGGAGACACCCGAGGAACGTTTAATCCAGACTGGTGGCCTCCACATTTAAACCAATACGGTATGCTCAAACTGATCCGTATTAATAATGAAGGCAGCTTCATTGACGGCTGCCGGATTTCTGACGTAACCCTGGATGACATTCAGTTGGATTACAAGAGCGAGCTCACCTTCCGGATAGCCGTAACGGACAAGCCAGTAAACAAACGTGGGCTCACCATTTACGGCAAACATTTCGGAAACTATAGCCAAGATTTACTCGCACGTGTACTGTATGATGTACATGAAGTAGAGATTGGAGCTTCTCGTACTGCCGTTACCCTTTCCGAATAA
- a CDS encoding glycoside hydrolase family 27 protein has translation MLAATPPMGWNSWDCYGASVNEEEVRGNAEYMATYLKEFGWEYVVVDIQWYEPGANSSQYRNFVPLVMDEYSRLQPAENRFPSAKGGKGFAPLADYVHGLGLKFGIHIMRGIPRQAVHSASAILGSEQTARDIAHPNSICPWNTDMYGVDASKEGSQAYYDSLFQLYASWGVDYVKVDDIAASRIYGYHKEEVAMIRKAIDRCGRQMVLSLSPGPAPVEEAEHLAEHANLWRMTDDYWDHWHLLRGMFERCEKWAPYVQSGHWPDCDMLPLGHLGIRSVDGGGDRFTRFTPDEQVTMMTLWTIFRSPLMFGGELRDNDEWTLSLLTNKEVLHLHRFGKGGRHVERNEEYTIWTSQDEQGNHYVALFNLSDKESTLQVSFQKLNVSVPKTIRDLWQSHDMEVTNEGVTQFLPPHGSVLLKLI, from the coding sequence ATGTTAGCTGCAACTCCCCCGATGGGCTGGAATAGCTGGGACTGTTACGGAGCTAGTGTTAATGAAGAAGAGGTAAGAGGCAACGCCGAATATATGGCTACTTATTTGAAGGAGTTTGGCTGGGAATATGTTGTTGTGGATATTCAGTGGTATGAGCCTGGAGCGAACTCTTCGCAATATCGTAACTTTGTACCGCTGGTCATGGACGAGTATTCCAGACTTCAACCAGCGGAGAATCGTTTTCCTTCGGCAAAGGGTGGTAAAGGTTTTGCACCACTTGCTGATTATGTGCATGGATTAGGGTTGAAATTCGGCATACATATTATGCGTGGAATCCCACGTCAGGCTGTTCATTCGGCCAGTGCCATTCTAGGATCTGAGCAAACCGCACGCGATATCGCTCATCCGAATTCTATTTGTCCGTGGAATACAGATATGTATGGAGTAGATGCTTCTAAAGAAGGCAGTCAGGCTTACTATGATTCTCTCTTCCAGCTATATGCCAGTTGGGGCGTAGATTATGTAAAAGTAGATGATATTGCCGCTTCCCGTATTTATGGATACCACAAAGAAGAAGTTGCTATGATCCGCAAGGCCATCGACCGCTGCGGTCGCCAAATGGTGCTTAGTCTTTCACCTGGACCTGCTCCGGTAGAAGAGGCTGAACACTTAGCTGAACATGCTAACCTATGGAGAATGACCGACGATTATTGGGATCATTGGCATTTGCTCCGTGGAATGTTCGAGCGCTGTGAGAAATGGGCTCCCTACGTTCAATCAGGCCATTGGCCGGATTGTGATATGCTGCCGTTAGGTCATCTTGGGATTCGTTCCGTTGATGGCGGGGGAGACCGATTTACAAGGTTTACTCCTGACGAACAGGTTACCATGATGACGCTTTGGACTATTTTCCGTTCCCCTTTAATGTTCGGAGGAGAGCTTAGAGACAATGATGAGTGGACCTTATCTTTGTTAACCAATAAGGAAGTACTTCATCTGCATCGTTTTGGTAAGGGTGGTAGACATGTAGAGCGGAATGAGGAGTATACGATCTGGACTTCTCAGGATGAACAAGGTAACCATTATGTAGCGTTGTTTAATCTCAGTGATAAAGAGTCGACACTTCAGGTATCGTTCCAAAAGCTAAATGTCTCAGTTCCAAAAACGATACGTGATCTATGGCAAAGCCACGACATGGAAGTTACTAATGAAGGGGTTACTCAGTTTCTTCCACCACATGGTTCTGTATTGTTAAAGCTTATATAA
- a CDS encoding family 43 glycosylhydrolase produces the protein MYTSRVYNNPLVEQRADPWVYKHTDGYYYFTASVPEYDRIEVRRSTTIEGLTTAEPVVAWRKYETGPLSANIWAPEIHYIDGKWYIYFAAARTTETTDGLFDHRMFALENASANPLEGTWVEKGQVKTAWESFALDATTFQHKGRLYYVWAQKDLNIEGNSNLYISEMCNPWTLTGPQTMIATPEYDWEVIGYKVNEGAAVLKRNGRIFISFSASATDFNYCMGLLVADEDSDLLDAASWTKLPYPVFQTNEENGQFGPGHNSFTVNENGEDVLIYHCRNYKEITGDPLYDPNRHTRAQVFHWNEDGTPNFGVPVKDAH, from the coding sequence ATGTATACGAGTAGAGTGTACAACAACCCATTGGTGGAGCAACGTGCTGATCCATGGGTATATAAACATACGGATGGTTATTACTATTTCACAGCTTCAGTGCCAGAATACGACCGGATCGAAGTTAGAAGATCCACAACCATCGAAGGATTAACTACTGCGGAACCGGTTGTAGCATGGCGCAAGTATGAGACGGGGCCGCTTAGTGCTAACATTTGGGCGCCGGAAATTCATTACATAGACGGAAAATGGTACATTTACTTTGCCGCAGCACGCACTACGGAGACGACGGATGGTTTGTTCGATCACCGGATGTTTGCGCTTGAGAATGCATCTGCCAATCCTTTAGAAGGTACATGGGTAGAAAAAGGTCAAGTGAAGACCGCTTGGGAATCATTCGCTTTGGACGCGACCACGTTTCAGCATAAAGGAAGACTGTACTATGTATGGGCTCAGAAGGACTTGAACATTGAGGGTAATTCTAATCTGTATATTTCTGAAATGTGCAATCCGTGGACACTCACAGGTCCTCAGACTATGATTGCTACTCCTGAGTATGACTGGGAAGTTATTGGGTACAAAGTAAACGAAGGTGCAGCAGTACTGAAACGCAATGGTCGTATCTTTATCAGCTTCTCGGCGAGTGCTACCGACTTCAACTACTGCATGGGACTATTAGTAGCGGATGAAGACAGCGATCTTCTTGATGCAGCTTCATGGACTAAACTACCCTATCCTGTATTCCAGACGAATGAAGAAAATGGACAATTCGGTCCAGGTCATAATAGCTTTACAGTCAATGAAAATGGGGAAGATGTGCTCATCTACCACTGCCGCAATTATAAAGAAATTACTGGCGATCCTCTTTATGATCCAAACCGTCATACTCGTGCACAGGTCTTCCATTGGAATGAAGATGGCACGCCGAATTTTGGAGTTCCTGTTAAGGATGCGCACTAA
- a CDS encoding YhgE/Pip domain-containing protein, with protein sequence MGGILRIYRNDWRNVFKVPVAVFLIAALVVLPSVYDWFNVAAVWDPYSNTSGIKIAVTSLDEGTTVKDKSFNIGNDVMESLRNNKSLGWTFVDAEAAHNGVKRGDYYASIVIPADFSKRMTGILEGRIVKPEIEYSVNEKINAIAPKITDKGASSITTQISENFTETISETVFTALKEIDTKFQSELPIIRKVEKGLFKLEASLPEIETAGQRVLKIEEQWPQIHASAERISKLENKLPEVEQAGLALEKIAEHWPQIANAADHLGDLQDKLPKIEQAAQLIVQLDKHFGEVEQIMDKASEGLAGANKVVNTALTTLPKADKIAAAGNDFVLELQQFLEKSNAAFEAVPAVLKQNISLLQKTQNAVVQLAELLQGEDVEPQAVREQLELVSAQLVSGSNVIDHTLSLLSALNTFSPGTVPNAEISTLKAVNNALSRQTSLVNSLAADLQNEGQPDPSHVKQLGLKSGEGNVAITKLISEYETATIPAIKNTLEQISTAAETTATALEQVPDRLSALGTLLEETMAAIEFGQSSLASLQQDLPAIREAVHTAASGVADKTQSFGTFVRDTLPLIQSSLPVAGEKIQQAANFVRQDLPAVEERVHQISDLIRTGLPRADKGVAVAADMVRNDLPILEDSIRKAAATIRQIKDEVDLGEIADLLGGDIKSKSDFLANPVVLKENKLYPIPNYGSAMTPFYVVLSLWVGGTLLISLLRTGVDTEGMVYKRYQLYFGRLLTFLTVGILQALVAVLGNIFILKCYVVDKVWFVLFAVLISIVFVTIVFTLVSVFGNVGKGIAIVFMVLQFSSSGGTFPISTTGHFFQMLNPFMPFTYAISLMREAVGGILPEVAIRDCLYLILFGVIALLLALTLKKPLERYIEKAAEQAEESKLIS encoded by the coding sequence ATGGGTGGAATTCTGCGGATTTATAGGAACGACTGGCGCAATGTATTTAAGGTTCCTGTGGCCGTGTTCCTAATCGCTGCTTTGGTGGTGTTACCTTCTGTGTATGATTGGTTTAACGTTGCGGCGGTGTGGGATCCCTACAGTAATACCTCTGGCATTAAGATTGCTGTAACCAGTTTGGATGAAGGGACCACTGTGAAGGATAAGAGCTTCAATATCGGCAATGATGTCATGGAAAGTCTTCGGAATAATAAAAGCTTAGGCTGGACCTTCGTAGATGCAGAAGCTGCACACAATGGTGTGAAACGTGGAGACTACTATGCGAGTATTGTCATCCCTGCTGATTTCTCCAAAAGAATGACAGGAATCCTGGAAGGCAGGATCGTGAAACCAGAGATTGAATACTCCGTCAATGAGAAGATAAATGCGATCGCCCCTAAAATCACGGATAAAGGCGCCTCTTCAATCACAACACAGATCAGTGAGAATTTTACAGAAACGATTAGTGAGACGGTATTTACTGCTTTAAAGGAAATCGATACAAAGTTCCAATCTGAATTACCTATTATACGCAAGGTTGAAAAAGGGTTGTTTAAGTTAGAGGCAAGTCTCCCCGAGATTGAAACGGCAGGCCAACGTGTATTGAAAATTGAGGAGCAATGGCCGCAAATTCATGCATCGGCAGAGCGCATCTCTAAGCTGGAGAATAAGCTGCCTGAGGTTGAGCAGGCGGGTTTGGCTTTAGAAAAAATAGCTGAACATTGGCCTCAAATTGCCAATGCTGCTGATCATTTAGGAGATCTGCAGGATAAGCTGCCCAAAATTGAACAAGCAGCACAGCTAATCGTTCAACTTGATAAACATTTTGGCGAAGTTGAACAAATCATGGACAAGGCGTCGGAAGGTCTTGCGGGTGCAAATAAGGTTGTTAACACTGCCCTAACTACGCTCCCTAAAGCAGACAAGATTGCAGCTGCGGGAAATGATTTTGTTCTGGAGCTTCAGCAGTTTTTAGAGAAGAGTAATGCTGCGTTTGAAGCGGTACCTGCCGTCCTTAAACAAAATATATCCCTGCTGCAAAAAACGCAGAATGCAGTAGTTCAGCTTGCTGAACTGCTACAGGGAGAGGATGTTGAGCCGCAAGCGGTGCGCGAGCAACTTGAGTTGGTATCCGCTCAGCTGGTATCGGGAAGTAACGTGATAGACCATACCCTTTCTTTGTTATCGGCACTGAATACATTCTCACCAGGAACAGTACCCAATGCTGAGATTAGCACCTTGAAGGCTGTAAACAATGCCTTGAGCAGACAGACTTCATTGGTAAACTCGTTGGCAGCGGATCTACAAAATGAGGGTCAACCTGATCCAAGTCATGTTAAGCAATTGGGTCTTAAATCTGGCGAAGGGAACGTAGCCATTACGAAGCTTATTTCCGAATATGAAACGGCAACGATCCCTGCTATTAAAAATACATTAGAGCAAATATCCACTGCTGCAGAGACTACAGCCACTGCCCTGGAACAAGTTCCAGATCGTCTATCGGCGCTGGGTACCCTTCTTGAAGAAACCATGGCAGCGATTGAGTTCGGACAATCAAGCTTGGCTAGTCTACAGCAAGACTTACCAGCTATTCGTGAAGCGGTACATACAGCAGCTAGCGGTGTCGCAGATAAGACACAGAGCTTTGGTACTTTTGTTCGTGATACACTTCCGCTAATTCAGAGCAGCTTGCCTGTTGCAGGAGAAAAGATACAGCAAGCAGCAAATTTCGTCCGTCAGGATCTGCCGGCTGTAGAGGAACGGGTGCATCAGATTTCTGATCTGATTCGTACAGGTCTCCCCCGTGCGGATAAGGGAGTGGCGGTTGCAGCGGATATGGTGCGAAATGATCTTCCGATACTGGAAGATTCGATTCGTAAAGCAGCAGCCACCATCCGTCAGATCAAAGATGAAGTGGATCTGGGAGAGATAGCTGACCTGCTCGGAGGGGATATTAAGAGCAAAAGTGATTTTTTGGCCAATCCGGTAGTATTAAAAGAGAATAAGTTATATCCTATTCCGAATTATGGGTCGGCTATGACTCCTTTTTATGTTGTACTTTCTTTATGGGTCGGCGGTACACTTCTTATTTCACTTCTCCGTACGGGGGTGGATACTGAGGGGATGGTGTACAAGCGGTATCAATTGTATTTTGGCCGCCTGCTGACGTTTCTTACGGTTGGGATTCTGCAAGCGCTGGTGGCTGTACTTGGTAATATCTTTATTCTGAAATGTTATGTGGTGGACAAGGTGTGGTTTGTCCTTTTTGCAGTATTAATTAGTATCGTATTCGTGACGATTGTATTTACGCTGGTCTCCGTATTCGGCAACGTTGGGAAGGGGATAGCGATCGTCTTCATGGTGCTTCAATTCTCAAGCTCTGGCGGTACGTTTCCAATCAGTACAACAGGCCATTTCTTTCAAATGTTGAATCCGTTTATGCCATTTACCTATGCGATTAGTCTGATGCGGGAGGCGGTAGGGGGAATTCTGCCGGAAGTTGCGATTCGCGATTGTCTTTATTTGATCCTATTCGGTGTAATAGCACTCTTACTGGCGCTTACGCTCAAGAAGCCGCTGGAGCGTTATATCGAAAAGGCAGCTGAACAAGCCGAAGAATCCAAATTGATTTCTTAA